The Deinococcus roseus nucleotide sequence TTTGTGGTCCGCCGGTTCATTTGAATGGTGTCTGCTTGAGGGTCAATCTGGATTCGGCAAGCGGTTTTTCATCAGTTCTTTTCCCGCTATGACACTTCTGAATCGCTGTCCAGGGTCACAGCGTCCGTGCAGTGGGTCACGTGCGGACAGAAACGACAATTGAAGAGGCTCGGACTCGCTTCCAGTTTCCCTGAGCGCAGGTTGGAAAGCATCAGGTCAATGTGTTGCAGGCCCTGTTGCAGATCCCTTGCTTCAAACGTGTGCAGGGTGTTGTGCCGGAGGTACACCAGACTGGCCTTCGGGATCTTCAGGTGGTGGCTGTACAGGGCCATCTGGGGCAGGTGGTGGAAAGGTTCCATGAACGAGTCGGTCTTGTAGTCGATGATCCAGTCGTCAGTGAAAGCGTCCACCACCCCCTCGAAGGTCATGTCCCCGTAGGTGATGCTGTAAGCCTGTTCCCGGGTGAAGCTGAGCCCCTTGAGGGTCTCAAATTCCTCGTCTTGCAAGCTGGAGACCAGGCGGAACACTTCATGGATCACTGCGGGGTGCTCTCCGGTGAAGTGCTGCTGCAACTTCTCCAGGGTGATCCAGCCGTTTTCCAGGGCGGTGTGCACCAGTCCACCGATGTTTTTGCCCCTCAGGATGCGTGGGCCTTCACTTCTGGTTTTCCACTGCAAATTCACCCCGGAAATGCCCTGCAGGTGCTGGTATTCAAAGGACCTGGGGCATTTGAGGTACACCCCCACCGAGGTGACTGGCAGGCTTTCAGGAAGCAGGAAAGGAAGGGGACCACTGGCCGTTTCTGTGGCTCCACCGGACCAGACCTGCAGGGGGGCAATGGGGTCCAGGGAAGGAATCTGGTGGGCTTCGCAACTGTACACCTCATGGTCGGTGCCGGACAGGGCCTTCATCAGCTGAAAATACGGCCATTCCTGTTTTCTGGTCAGGGGCATCCCCAGAATCAGCAGGTCTGCCGCCCGGGTGAAAGCCACATATTTCACCCGGATCTCTTCCAGGATGCTGCGGCGCACCCGCTCTTCATGCAACTTCACATACTTTTCTGGAAGGTCCAGGGTGTCATCCGGGTGCCGGAGGGCCACCCCCAGGTCACTGTCGATCAGCACGTCGTCTTTGAAGTTGGGGCCGGTGTGCAGGCTGTCCAGCAGGATCACAATGGGAAATTCCAGCCCTTTGGATTTGTGGATGGTCATGAAGCGCACGGCGTTCAGGGAGGGTGGAAGGGCTTCAGACACCTCAATTCCTGCTTCAGCCATGCTTTTCAGGCGCTCTGTGGCGCTGAACACGTCGGTGTGGCCCTGCCGGTAAAGGTCCCGCAGAACCTCTTTGAAACGGGAGACATTGAGCAGCCTTCTTTCGGCTTCAGGCAGGCAGGAGAGCACCAGGGGATAACGGGTTTTTTCGTGCAGCACCTCCAGCACTTCCACCGGGCTTCCGTCTTTGCGCTCGGAGAGCACCTCTTGCAGCACCGTGACGATGTGCCGGAATGCCGGGTCTGCTTGCAGGGAGTGCCACAGGCTTTCTTGCATGCTGCGGGAGAGGGTGTAAAGTTCCGGGTCACTGAGCATGAAACAGGGACCCCGCAGCACCGCAGCCAGGGACAGGTCATCAAAGGGATTGGCGAGAAATTGCAGGAAGGTGATCTGGTCTTGCACCTCCGGACGGTCAAAGAGGCCCATGCCGGATTCCACCACGTGAGGAATGCCCGCTTTCTTGAAGGACTTCAGGTAGGTGTCCAGGCTGGTTTTGGCCCGGTACAGCACGGCAATGTCTTCGTACCTGACCGGCCGGTGGGTTTGCTGTGTGCGGTCAAAAACCTGCATCTGGCTGCGGATCAGGTCCTGAATCCTGAGGACCATCAGCCGTCCTTCTGCGTCCCGGA carries:
- a CDS encoding UvrD-helicase domain-containing protein, producing MTNLTPRQRMAVTAPGNVVIQAGAGSGKTHVLAERIIHLLEQGLKPRELCAVTFTEAAASELRSRVETYLERKLPENEGYWGEVLDDFPEAQISTIHSLCGRIAREHPLESDASFNMQVLEEGAFQAWLDEVFPEILTVLPRAIHRDLPYSLLSQALRLLLGDPLTAELALGKVETVTPEEIEKLHVKRLQDLWETHLEYRLGRLELLRSASCKDLTDPLYPMYSLLLEGLGEQDAVGFSERFFNLPYSKNSGKSPNWTGSGKVLVQDTVAWLKDTFEGARLRPEEQWHHQALYQLKTAYRLTLKKRYALSVRDNVMGFADLEYHARQATLHPHVQRYYQDRWKVMLIDEFQDTSPAQWAILGSLLGDLILYTVVGDEKQSIYGFRGSDVGLIQRLSEKTRSVGSVVDLDTSFRTHHQLVEVVNQVFKVLFSDQTHQSSVPMRPLKAARTQKPQDTQASVEVHVLAGERIGNLRDAEGRLMVLRIQDLIRSQMQVFDRTQQTHRPVRYEDIAVLYRAKTSLDTYLKSFKKAGIPHVVESGMGLFDRPEVQDQITFLQFLANPFDDLSLAAVLRGPCFMLSDPELYTLSRSMQESLWHSLQADPAFRHIVTVLQEVLSERKDGSPVEVLEVLHEKTRYPLVLSCLPEAERRLLNVSRFKEVLRDLYRQGHTDVFSATERLKSMAEAGIEVSEALPPSLNAVRFMTIHKSKGLEFPIVILLDSLHTGPNFKDDVLIDSDLGVALRHPDDTLDLPEKYVKLHEERVRRSILEEIRVKYVAFTRAADLLILGMPLTRKQEWPYFQLMKALSGTDHEVYSCEAHQIPSLDPIAPLQVWSGGATETASGPLPFLLPESLPVTSVGVYLKCPRSFEYQHLQGISGVNLQWKTRSEGPRILRGKNIGGLVHTALENGWITLEKLQQHFTGEHPAVIHEVFRLVSSLQDEEFETLKGLSFTREQAYSITYGDMTFEGVVDAFTDDWIIDYKTDSFMEPFHHLPQMALYSHHLKIPKASLVYLRHNTLHTFEARDLQQGLQHIDLMLSNLRSGKLEASPSLFNCRFCPHVTHCTDAVTLDSDSEVS